A region of Drosophila mauritiana strain mau12 chromosome 3L, ASM438214v1, whole genome shotgun sequence DNA encodes the following proteins:
- the LOC117141237 gene encoding myocardin-related transcription factor B, which translates to MPVIADAASDEPPAKCCKHCEESTQSVDGGPASWRLTLDQDLIDTLKGNFPSWFQGSAGGGGGGAAASKQNPQQHNHQLAQQKHHQLVATSVIPITIDTKLAASNTNTLQQHQQQAAILGHSSSSASPASSVSSNSSKKSISSSLSSCSSSSSNSSSCGSNHCNSKSVSSGAKGAGSATASRFLNKSTSTSPTKSLSRTLKATQKPNGNHKVGQLVKSASLHSLSSGSSGSSSGNSASGSSSLLATISTSPLTTVELISSAACSGLLATRLSGKDLEHSFQDIILLHEAYDDMSEGEQRLHATFLGSSDDGNNSDCYDARQSPPKAIVDSSPLQPAMDKNKESLKVKLMVRRPHSQLVEQGIIPSLKTSPAIHEQCKQLERAKTSDLLKAKIQQRPNREDLERLHILEEDECHIDPSLAEKQRMLKKARLADQLNSQIQHRPGPLELIKKNILHTEKPIEKIVKEGLVSFKATSEGLLTRPQHPHSYVTFDDDSLSSESDTRQTPPRLDEAMVGTSSSPTDVLQAAAASAGIVNMALTMPTAGQLVVTAPQILPQQQPPKAIVVPAPVPPPPPPPPPLPLASIIKVKQETANLYEELCQSVTGTTASPVNHLYSPCSLASSTSTLSPLSSIASPPPPPMTTTRLHLAPVSVKSDAPGKDKNRKKSKSKPVSKARTIKFHEYKGPPSAAGQKQDQTQPEETSYQLMLEQQNCLLKFLENLNKNQSIIPAPSAPGVMLPAAPSATNNTITVTTKTVPALASQSAPAPAPISLPNTISITSSSGGAPLNFGDAAMLTPTPAATPTPPTLSLIATPQQQLQLHQQHQQLHQPTPVQHPPPLPSPALSVSSSIPPSPATSYAESTTSSITDLTRLEKMKVSDLKQHLKRRNLPVSGPKPHLIERLKPYLPLEPLDSNVTPAPTSNNSNTTPEVITISDAMDTSNCGLLEQPPPVTMLVSDASMEHEQMDVVQQQMDNTHPMTLQTILPPQPQTATIILTNEELLREQQRKIDELQRQLQRSQQELQKIRQRQQQQQHQQQTVTAQVVNALPSQQITLITTTSNGPQQTLTVMPQQVEKNVSAKVTVKSTGGNSNHKVNGLQQQGSAAKKPASSNLNSNSNISSSNPPPINQKMVVKQQLEAKIQKQKAAAAAAAQQQQQQQQQQQQALQQQQQQQQQQVRLLTQKTQTVFIPFNNNNHINNASAKTTTKKSNVPANNTNTTTTTMMQAAKPAAVATAAASPATQHHNNLGLLWNEGNQTILLVGLNDQHMTAHTLGNISLTATTTTSAAPPAATPVAASTTAPPKKILNGHQRTNSLPSIVFPIESKSIITQQQLQQLQQQQQQQQHFQPVQQPQQQQLNQVDIKPAPAPPPQYEEATKQLAASKAAALNGLLPLVKIKEEPVQSPAPAAAPLPQTAPLCKRKTASIKSEQVSDVLDILIKQGELPESAALEPITPLTPLPELSMFNGATPTTAAGGASIVPLVPKLETPVTPVQSLDMAMDTNDQHVGFASNQAPNHVFIESIDMASPLQTDSSAIDAESVAKTLDIFLEQHHATPPPSTPPKSCHSGSDKPNSPDAKLNHFDEYELLELMSQQLEMDMGDDSSGYCHASAAKSSNNNGNLRRDLNPSLQPSINELLDASSPDNVLLNNNPGADVDFDADSFVAQLSQHVTGNGNSPGVNCNGSIESSSSAVNSHFGSHSTPMDCDDFESTLNSFMQAVTQPQAGQHGEYATSTSMANGTGGGMGVDNGTGGAVDAFNASGDIFDLFNMDDYKMNWAAGDFTV; encoded by the exons ATGCCGGTCATTGCCGACGCCGCCAGCGATGAGCCACCAGCAAAATGTTGCAAACATTGTGAGG AGTCGACGCAAAGCGTGGACGGCGGACCTGCATCGTGGCGTTTAACGCTCGATCAGGATCTAATTGACACGCTCAAGGGCAACTTTCCCAGCTGGTTCCAGGGCTCagccggcggaggaggaggaggagcagcagccagCAAGCAGAATCCGCAGCAGCACAATCACCAGCTGGCCCAGCAGAAGCATCAccagctggtggccaccagtgTCATACCCATAACCATTGACACGAAGCTCGCCGCCAGCAATACAAATACACtccagcaacatcagcagcaggcgGCCATCCTGGGCCACAGTTCGTCGTCGGCCTCGCCCGCATCCTCCGTCAGTTCCAACTCCTCGAAGAAgtccatcagcagcagcctgagcagctgcagcagcagcagtagcaacagcagcagttgcGGTAGCAACCATTGCAACTCCAAGTCCGTTTCCAGTGGAGCCAAGGGAGCCGGTTCAGCGACGGCGAGCAGGTTCCTCAACAAATCCACCTCGACGTCGCCCACCAAGAGCCTCTCGAGGACTTTAAAGGCCACCCAGAAGCCGAACGGCAACCACAAGGTTGGCCAGCTGGTCAAGTCCGCCTCCCTGCACAGCCTGAGCAGCGGAAGCAGCGGGAGCAGCAGCGGAAACAGCGCCAGCGGCAGCTCCTCGCTGCTGGCCACCATCTCCACGTCGCCGCTGACCACCGTCGAGCTCATCTCGAGCGCCGCCTGCAGTGGCCTCCTGGCCACCAGGCTCAGCGGCAAGGACTTGGAGCACTCCTTTCAGGACATTATACTGCTGCACGAGGCCTACGACGACATGTCGGAGG GTGAGCAGCGTTTGCATGCGACGTTCCTGGGCAGCAGCGATGATGGCAACAACTCGGATTGTTACGATGCCAGACAGTCACCACCAAAGGCCATCGTGGACTCCAGTCCGCTGCAGCCTGCGATGGACAAGAATAAGGAAT CGCTCAAAGTGAAGCTCATGGTGCGACGTCCACACTCGCAGCTCGTCGAGCAGGGCATCATACCAT CTCTGAAAACCTCGCCCGCTATCCACGAACAATGCAAGCAACTGGAGCGCGCCAAGACCAGCGATCTGCTGAAGGCGAAGATCCAGCAGCGACCAAATCGCGAAGATCTCGAGAGGCTGCACATTCTCGAGGAGGACGAGTGCCACATCGATCCCAGTTTGGCGGAGAAACAGCGGATGCTGAAGAAGGCTCGCCTGGCGGACCAGCTCAACTCTCAGATTCAACACCGTCCTGGTCCACTGGAGCTAATCAAGAAGAACATCCTGCACACGGAGAAGCCGATAGAGAAGATTGTCAAGGAGGGACTCGTATCCTTCAAGGCAACCAGCGAGGGTCTGCTCACGAGACCCCAGCATCCGCACAGTTATGTGACCTTCGATGATGATTCCCTGAGCTCTGAGAGCGATACGAGGCAGACTCCGCCGCGTTTGGATGAGGCTATGGTCGGCACCTCCAGTTCACCCACCGATGTTCTGCAGGCGGCGGCTGCCTCAGCAGGAATAGTGAACATGGCCTTGACCATGCCCACAGCTGGTCAACTGGTGGTCACCGCGCCACAGATTCTTCCCCAGCAGCAGCCACCGAAGGCTATAGTGGTGCCAGCACCAGTGCCAccacctccgccgccgccaccaccactgCCCTTGGCCAGTATCATCAAGGTAAAGCAGGAGACCGCCAATCTGTACGAGGAACTGTGCCAGAGTGTCACGGGCACCACGGCAAGTCCGGTCAACCATCTGTACTCGCCCTGCTCACTAGCCTCTAGTACTTCCACACTAAGTCCGCTGTCTTCCATCGCCTctccgccaccaccaccgatGACCACCACACGACTGCACCTTGCTCCCGTATCCGTGAAGTCCGATGCTCCCGGGAAGGATAAGAACCGAAAGAAATCCAAGTCCAAGCCCGTGTCCAAGGCGCGCACCATTAAATTCCACGAGTACAAGGGTCCACCGAGTGCCGCCGGGCAAAAGCAGGATCAAACGCAGCCGGAAGAGACCTCCTACCAGCTGATGTTGGAGCAGCAAAACTGTCTGCTAAAGTTCCTGGAGAACCTCAACAAGAATCAGTCCATCATCCCAGCGCCCAGTGCGCCGGGTGTTATGCTTCCAGCAGCTCCTAGTGCGACCAATAACACCATCACGGTAACTACAAAGACGGTGCCCGCATTGGCTTCGCAATccgctccagctccagctcctaTCAGCCTGCCCAATACCATATCCATAACGAGCAGTTCCGGAGGAGCTCCACTTAATTTTGGAGATGCCGCTATGCTGACGCCCACGCCGGCGGCCACACCCACACCGCCCACCCTGTCGTTGATCGCTACACCACAGCAACAGTTGCAGCTGCatcagcaacaccagcagctACACCAACCAACTCCAGTGCAACACCCACCACCACTGCCCTCGCCAGCGCTTTCGGTCAGCTCCTCGATTCCGCCCAGTCCGGCCACCAGCTACGCCGAATCCACCACCAGTTCCATCACGGACTTGACCCGACTGGAAAAGATGAAGGTCTCTGACCTGAAGCAGCATCTCAAGCGCAGGAACTTGCCCGTCTCCGGTCCCAAACCACATCTGATTGAGAGGCTGAAACCGTATCTGCCCCTGGAGCCTCTGGATAGCAATGTAACACCCGCTCCGACctccaacaacagcaacaccacgCCCGAGGTGATCACAATTAGCGATGCCATGGACACGAGCAACTGCGGTTTGTTGGAGCAGCCTCCACCAGTGACCATGTTGGTTTCAGATGCAAGCATGGAGCACGAGCAGATGGATGTGGTGCAGCAACAGATGGATAACACGCATCCAATGACGCTGCAGACCATTCTGCCTCCACAACCGCAAACTGCAACCATAATCCTGACCAACGAGGAGTTGCTGAGAGAGCAGCAGCGCAAGATCGACGAGCTGCAGAGGCAATTGCAGCGATCGCAACAGGAGCTGCAGAAGATACgccagcggcaacagcagcagcaacatcagcagcaaacGGTTACCGCTCAAGTGGTGAATGCATTGCCTTCTCAGCAAATCACGCTGATCACCACGACCTCGAATGGGCCGCAGCAAACACTGACTGTAATGCCGCAGCAGGTGGAGAAGAATGTTTCCGCCAAAGTGACGGTGAAATCTACTGGAGGCAACAGCAACCATAAGGTAAATGGACTGCAACAACAGGGATCCGCAGCCAAGAagccagccagcagcaactTGAACAGCAATAGTAACATTTCCTCATCGAATCCGCCGCCAATCAACCAGAAAATGGTGGTCAAGCAGCAGCTGGAGGCTAAAATCCAGAAGCAaaaggcagcggcagcggccgccgcacagcaacagcagcaacaacaacagcagcagcagcaggcactgcagcaacagcaacaacagcagcagcaacaggtgcGCCTGCTCACGCAAAAGACACAAACTGTATTCATTCcattcaacaacaacaatcacaTAAACAACGCTTCTGCCAAGACAACAACCAAGAAATCCAATGTGCCCGCCaacaatacaaatacaaccaCCACAACCATGATGCAAGCAGCCAAGCCGGCGGCAGTAGCGACGGCAGCAGCCTCGCCAGCCACTCAACACCACAATAACTTGGGCCTGCTGTGGAACGAAGGAAATCAGACCATACTACTGGTGGGTCTGAATGATCAGCACATGACGGCGCACACGCTGGGCAATATCAGCTTAACGGCCACCACTACGACATCAGCAGCACCGCCAGCGGCTACTCCAGTTGCAGCATCTACGACAGCTCCGCCAAAGAAGATACTGAATGGCCACCAACGCACAAACTCCCTGCCCAGCATTGTCTTTCCCATCGAAAGCAAGTCCATCATTACacagcagcagttgcaacaactccagcagcaacaacagcagcaacagcacttCCAGCCTGTCcagcagccacagcagcagcaactcaaCCAAGTGGACATCAAGCCTGCACCAGCACCACCGCCGCAGTATGAAGAGGCCACCAAGCAGTTGGCGGCCAGCAAGGCGGCAGCTTTAAATGGCCTTCTGCCGCTGGTCAAGATTAAGGAGGAGCCCGTTCAGTCGCCCGCTCCTGCTGCAGCTCCCCTGCCGCAAACAGCTCCTCTGTGCAAACGCAAGACGGCGAGCATTAAGTCCGAACAAGTCAGCGATGTTCTGGACATACTAATCAAGCAGGGTGAACTGCCGGAAAGCGCTGCTCTGGAGCCCATTACACCGTTGACGCCGCTGCCCGAGTTGTCCATGTTCAATggagccacgcccaccactGCGGCTGGTGGAGCCAGCATAGTACCGCTGGTGCCCAAGCTGGAGACGCCAGTTACGCCAGTCCAAAGCCTCGACATGGCCATGGACACAAATGACCAGCATGTGGGCTTTGCCAGCAATCAGGCCCCGAATCATGTGTTCATCGAGAGCATAGACATGGCCTCGCCCCTGCAGACCGATTCAAGCGCCATTGATGCTGAGAGCGTGGCCAAGACCTTAGATATTTTCCTGGAACAGCACCATGCCACGCCGCCTCCGAGCACACCGCCCAAAAGTTGCCACAGCGGTAGTGATAAGCCAAACAGCCCGGATGCCAAGCTCAATCACTTTGATGAGTACGAGCTGCTGGAGCTTATGTCGCAGCAACTTGAGATGGACATGGGAGATGACTCCAGTGGCTATTGTCACGCCTCGGCGGCgaagagcagcaacaacaacggcaaccTGCGACGCGATCTCAATCCCAGCCTGCAGCCGTCCATCAATGAGCTGCTGGATGCGAGCAGTCCCGACAACGTGCTGCTGAACAATAACCCGGGTGCCGATGTGGACTTCGACGCGGATAGCTTTGTGGCCCAACTGAGTCAGCACGTCACCGGAAATGGCAACAGTCCTGGGGTCAATTGCAATGGATCCATTGAATCCTCATCATCGGCGGTGAATAGTCACTTTGGGAGTCACAGCACACCAATGGATTGCGATGATTTCGAGAGCACACTCAACTCTTTTATGCAGGCGGTGACCCAACCGCAGGCGGGCCAACACGGCGAATACGCGACGTCGACGAGCATGGCCAATGGAACCGGAGGAGGAATGGGCGTGGACAACGGCACCGGTGGGGCAGTGGACGCCTTCAATGCGAGTGGCGATATATTCGATCTGTTCAACATGGACGATTACAAGATGAACTGGGCGGCGGGAGATTTTACAGTCTAG
- the LOC117141242 gene encoding accessory gland protein Acp62F, which yields MTDMWSLKICAWLGFLLLFKPIDSTGLEGPNVDCTANGTRAVCPVACPETCAYAGDGPCVKVCGAPCVCKPGYVINERIPACVLRSDCPKDVVRKEDMVLGVTNFKCFSRNYVCRNL from the coding sequence ATGACGGACATGTGGAGCTTGAAAATCTGTGCCTGGCTGGGCTTCCTATTACTTTTCAAACCCATCGACTCCACGGGCTTGGAAGGACCTAATGTTGACTGTACGGCCAACGGAACTCGGGCGGTTTGTCCTGTAGCATGTCCTGAAACCTGCGCGTACGCCGGCGATGGACCCTGCGTCAAGGTGTGTGGAGCCCCTTGTGTGTGTAAGCCGGGATATGTTATCAATGAGAGAATCCCTGCCTGTGTTCTGCGATCCGATTGCCCAAAAGATGTCGTTCGAAAGGAAGATATGGTACTCGGTGTAACGAACTTTAAGTGCTTTAGCAGAAATTACGTGTGTAGGaatttataa